In the Gammaproteobacteria bacterium genome, one interval contains:
- a CDS encoding leucyl aminopeptidase, with translation MEFSLKHNSPENTRSACQIITVSQPRKLSRSGQHVDRASKGFLTSIIKRGDMEGKLGQTLMLADVAGVPAQRVLLVGCGKQTEMNERNFARLINSIMDALSACGARDAELYPGDIALKSRDLTWKIRQATLLASNSEYQFDQLKSNKSRQRKGLRKLNFNIPRSDSSKAKQAVAEAQAISAGMSITRDLGNLPANVCTPSYIARQARLLAREDKRLRVSVLDEADMKRLKMGSLLSVSAGSRQPAKLITLEYRGAAAKEQPIALVGKGVTFDTGGISLKPGAAMDEMKFDMCGAAAVVGTLKAVTQLQLPINVVGIIPATENMPDGLATKPGDIVTSMSGQTIEILNTDAEGRLILCDALTYARKFKPCCVIDIATLTGAAIIALGKIPSAVLGNNRALIDGLIKSGQQIDDKIWELPLWDEYQDQLKSNFADMANIGGRDAGTITASCFLARFTKDYKWAHLDIAGTAWKSGEEKGATGRPVPLLTQYILNQIK, from the coding sequence ATGGAATTCAGCCTGAAGCATAATAGCCCCGAGAATACGCGTAGCGCTTGCCAGATAATTACCGTTTCGCAGCCCCGAAAATTGTCTCGCAGCGGTCAGCACGTTGACAGGGCCAGCAAGGGATTCCTGACGTCGATTATCAAGCGCGGTGACATGGAAGGAAAGCTGGGGCAAACCCTGATGCTAGCAGATGTTGCTGGCGTCCCGGCGCAGCGTGTTTTACTGGTAGGCTGCGGTAAGCAAACCGAAATGAACGAGCGTAACTTTGCCCGGTTGATTAATTCGATTATGGATGCACTCTCGGCTTGCGGTGCCCGCGACGCCGAACTCTACCCCGGTGATATTGCGCTAAAGAGTCGTGACCTGACCTGGAAAATCAGACAGGCGACACTGCTGGCAAGTAACAGCGAATACCAGTTCGACCAGCTTAAAAGTAATAAATCTCGGCAGCGCAAAGGCTTGCGCAAGTTGAACTTCAATATTCCAAGGAGTGATTCAAGCAAGGCAAAACAGGCCGTTGCTGAAGCGCAGGCGATTAGCGCGGGGATGAGCATCACCAGGGACCTTGGCAACCTGCCGGCAAATGTTTGTACCCCGAGTTACATCGCCCGGCAGGCCAGGCTGTTAGCCAGGGAAGACAAGCGTCTGCGGGTTAGCGTGCTCGATGAGGCAGATATGAAACGGCTGAAAATGGGCTCTCTGCTTTCGGTCAGTGCCGGTAGTCGGCAACCGGCAAAGCTGATTACACTGGAATACCGCGGAGCGGCGGCGAAAGAGCAACCGATTGCACTGGTCGGTAAAGGTGTCACTTTCGATACCGGTGGAATATCGCTAAAGCCAGGCGCCGCGATGGATGAAATGAAATTTGATATGTGCGGTGCGGCTGCTGTAGTCGGTACATTGAAAGCCGTTACCCAGCTGCAATTGCCGATTAACGTGGTGGGGATCATTCCAGCCACTGAAAACATGCCCGACGGACTTGCCACAAAACCGGGCGATATTGTCACCAGCATGTCGGGACAAACCATCGAGATTCTTAACACGGATGCAGAAGGACGCCTGATTCTTTGCGACGCCCTGACCTATGCCCGAAAATTCAAACCGTGCTGTGTTATCGATATTGCTACCCTTACCGGTGCCGCGATTATCGCGCTCGGGAAAATTCCTTCAGCGGTACTCGGTAACAACCGAGCCTTGATCGACGGCCTGATAAAGAGCGGACAACAAATCGACGATAAAATCTGGGAATTGCCCCTGTGGGACGAGTACCAGGACCAGTTAAAAAGTAATTTTGCCGATATGGCCAATATCGGCGGCCGCGATGCTGGTACCATTACGGCGTCCTGCTTTCTGGCAAGATTTACCAAGGATTACAAATGGGCGCACCTGGACATTGCAGGTACTGCATGGAAATCAGGCGAAGAGAAAGGCGCTACCGGTCGTCCGGTTCCGTTGCTCACACAGTACATACTCAACCAGATCAAGTAA
- the lptF gene encoding LPS export ABC transporter permease LptF, giving the protein MRNIITSYLSQEILKTSAATMLVLYIILMSNALGRVLADIADGDVPRQALTAVMLSQSVNMLALLLPISFFLGIIFTFGRMYKDHEIVVMNACGIGYRDFYRPVVIVLLPLLLFTSFASLSLNAKMQANARAIVDREENQHEFHQIKPGQFNQGESDDTVFFMESMSTDKLELQEVIIGETGQDQMILEIAKTGRQKLDEQSGDLFLVVGPGQRVEGTAGLKNFKIIDYDQHGILLERQVNKVESRVRSKEKTLTELWSSDQNNDQVELQWRIAIPVVLAVLALLAVPLSYISPRQGRFGKVGYALVAYIVYLNLVVVTRAQLEAGTIPMTVNFWGVHLLFVAFTGVLLYRRNNGVLFYMNKPVA; this is encoded by the coding sequence ATGCGCAACATAATAACATCCTACCTGTCGCAGGAAATTCTTAAAACCAGCGCGGCAACGATGCTGGTTCTGTACATTATTCTAATGAGTAATGCCCTCGGCAGGGTTCTGGCCGATATTGCCGATGGCGATGTTCCTCGGCAGGCTCTGACTGCGGTTATGTTAAGCCAGTCGGTTAACATGCTGGCATTGTTGTTGCCGATAAGTTTTTTCCTCGGAATTATTTTCACTTTTGGGCGCATGTACAAAGATCACGAGATAGTGGTAATGAATGCTTGTGGTATCGGATATCGCGATTTCTACAGACCCGTTGTTATCGTCCTGCTGCCATTGTTACTTTTCACCAGTTTTGCAAGCCTTTCGCTCAATGCGAAAATGCAGGCTAACGCACGAGCGATTGTCGACCGGGAAGAGAATCAGCACGAGTTTCACCAGATAAAGCCAGGTCAGTTCAACCAGGGCGAAAGTGATGATACAGTATTTTTCATGGAGTCGATGAGTACCGACAAGCTTGAATTACAGGAGGTGATTATCGGTGAGACCGGTCAGGATCAGATGATCCTGGAGATCGCGAAAACAGGTCGGCAGAAGCTGGATGAACAAAGCGGCGATTTATTTCTTGTTGTCGGGCCGGGCCAGCGAGTCGAGGGCACGGCTGGACTAAAGAATTTCAAAATTATCGACTACGATCAGCACGGCATTTTACTCGAGAGGCAGGTTAATAAAGTCGAATCACGGGTTCGAAGTAAAGAAAAAACCTTAACCGAGCTCTGGTCGTCGGATCAAAACAATGACCAGGTTGAGCTGCAGTGGCGGATCGCCATCCCAGTGGTACTTGCAGTTCTGGCATTGCTCGCAGTGCCGTTGTCCTACATTTCGCCCCGGCAGGGACGTTTTGGTAAAGTTGGATATGCCCTGGTGGCTTATATCGTCTACCTCAATCTCGTGGTGGTGACTCGCGCTCAACTCGAGGCGGGAACGATACCCATGACTGTTAATTTCTGGGGGGTACACCTGTTGTTTGTTGCATTTACCGGTGTCCTTTTATATCGGCGTAACAACGGTGTTCTGTTTTACATGAACAAGCCAGTGGCATGA
- the lptG gene encoding LPS export ABC transporter permease LptG produces MILNRYIIRTIHLGTFTSLLALVGLGLFFLFVGELDDLGDGKYDFQQILKFVALSFPGKVVEFMPLAALLGSMLGLGALASNSEIIAMQASGLSLRKLVSPVVQAAVILAVLNFLLADWVVPDSETYARNVKNLAQEKTSALLVREGLWTKDESRVLHIGQLLPNGVARDIEIFELDNKGRLFSVLKAERAIPLEQGWELHRIQKSIISDNQVETLRYDQLVYEGNLSPQLLEVLMIEPRQMSSGDLRAYLNFLEENRLDGRVERLIFWQKILAPFTIVVMCLLAFPFVLGSQRQGNTGQRLLIGILLGLAFVVVDRLVIQLGNQFEVNALAIALIPSLAFLGIAVYMLLKNQSHGPGGRLLFSPIKA; encoded by the coding sequence ATGATACTTAACCGATACATTATTCGCACGATTCACCTCGGAACCTTTACTTCGCTACTGGCACTGGTTGGCCTCGGCCTGTTTTTTCTTTTTGTCGGTGAGCTCGATGATCTTGGTGATGGAAAATATGATTTCCAACAAATCCTCAAGTTCGTAGCACTGAGTTTTCCGGGAAAAGTTGTCGAATTCATGCCGCTCGCAGCTCTGCTCGGCAGCATGCTCGGGTTGGGTGCGCTGGCCAGCAATAGCGAGATTATTGCGATGCAGGCTTCCGGACTCTCACTGAGGAAATTGGTCAGTCCGGTCGTACAGGCAGCGGTAATATTAGCGGTGCTTAATTTTTTGCTGGCGGACTGGGTGGTTCCGGATAGCGAGACTTACGCGCGCAATGTCAAGAATCTTGCACAGGAAAAAACCTCGGCGTTGCTTGTCAGGGAAGGACTCTGGACCAAGGATGAGTCGAGGGTATTACACATCGGGCAACTTCTACCAAATGGAGTCGCGCGTGATATCGAGATATTCGAGCTTGATAACAAGGGAAGACTGTTCTCTGTGCTCAAAGCAGAGCGTGCCATTCCCCTGGAGCAGGGATGGGAGTTACACCGGATCCAGAAGTCGATAATCAGTGATAATCAAGTCGAGACGCTGCGCTATGACCAGCTGGTCTATGAAGGCAACTTGTCACCCCAGTTGCTTGAGGTGTTGATGATAGAACCGAGGCAAATGTCGAGTGGTGATTTACGTGCCTACCTTAACTTCCTGGAGGAGAACAGGCTCGACGGCAGGGTTGAGCGTCTGATTTTCTGGCAGAAAATTTTGGCACCTTTTACCATTGTTGTCATGTGCCTGCTGGCGTTTCCGTTTGTGCTCGGGTCTCAACGCCAGGGCAACACGGGGCAGCGTCTGCTGATCGGAATACTGCTGGGTTTGGCATTTGTGGTTGTCGATCGGCTGGTGATACAGCTGGGGAACCAGTTTGAAGTCAATGCGCTGGCGATTGCACTGATACCCAGCCTGGCTTTTCTCGGAATTGCGGTTTACATGTTGTTAAAGAACCAGTCCCATGGGCCCGGTGGTAGATTACTTTTTAGCCCGATCAAAGCCTGA